In the genome of Sebastes umbrosus isolate fSebUmb1 chromosome 14, fSebUmb1.pri, whole genome shotgun sequence, one region contains:
- the LOC119501212 gene encoding RING finger protein 222, whose amino-acid sequence MALYKEDSQEDAQECPVCYECLSGTERTLSCGHVFCHDCLVKTLVSIHSVGSTIRDTIVCPICRHLTFLKKQKEALLSLAEDKDPGEVQTLEVPLPAQPRELQDARRASTDSSLGEVTWISRCCMGVSDRIRRQRLISPSHNASQIFIISAQGRPMAEDDALSVVMTVVQPQRRRRRIRICTTARCLLVLLSVFTVVALVAATLPWILLA is encoded by the coding sequence ATGGCATTATATAAGGAAGACAGCCAGGAGGACGCACAAGAGTGTCCAGTGTGCTATGAGTGTCTGTCTGGCACTGAGAGGACTCTGAGCTGCGGACATGTCTTCTGCCACGACTGTCTGGTTAAAACCTTGGTCAGCATCCACAGCGTTGGGAGCACCATCAGAGACACTATCGTCTGCCCTATCTGCAGACATCTTACATTCCTCAAGAAACAGAAAGAAGCGCTTTTGTCCCTTGCAGAGGACAAGGATCCAGGTGAGGTTCAGACTCTGGAGGTTCCTCTACCTGCGCAGCCGAGAGAGCTCCAAGACGCACGGCGCGCCTCCACGGACAGCTCACTTGGAGAGGTTACCTGGATCTCTCGCTGCTGTATGGGGGTGTCTGATCGGATCCGTCGACAGAGGCTGATCAGCCCCAGCCATAACGCATCTCAGATCTTTATCATAAGCGCCCAGGGTCGACCCATGGCTGAAGACGACGCGCTCAGTGTGGTGATGACTGTGGTGCAACCCCAGCGCAGGAGAAGACGCATCAGGATTTGCACGACTGCACGATGCCTGCTCGTTTTGCTGTCAGTGTTCACTGTAGTGGCACTGGTGGCTGCAACTTTACCCTGGATTCTGTTGGCGTAG